The Camelus dromedarius isolate mCamDro1 chromosome 23, mCamDro1.pat, whole genome shotgun sequence nucleotide sequence AAGAGGAACTTGCCTGACACAGACAAGACCTGGAGGGAATAGAATTACAACAATTGCCCCGACCCCCTGAGACACAATTTATCcccttgccccctccccgcccccacctgaaAACACTAATGCAAACAATGGACTCAGACAACAATTAGTCATCTTCCCTGATGGGGGTTGAGAGCCAGGCTTGGCTCCAATGGAGTAACTGGGATGATTCATTCTGCTGAGGCTGTAAAGATGTGCTGGCTCAGTATTGATTGAAGGGCTTGAAGCTATGTTGCCCAGCTCCGGGGACCCTCACCCCTCCCTTTCACGAGCACCCTATGATTCACATATTCTCACGGCTGTCAGCTCCTCAGACCACTGTCCCCAGCACAAAGAACTCCTAAAGCATGTCTCCCTCCTTCAgccagggcagagggagcagaaCTGAACTCAACCACACAGCATCCGAGGTGATCTCGGACAGAGCGCTCCCAGTCCAGGCTCTGGGCACACGGATATGccttctctgtccccacctcACTGTGGTGAGAAGGTGGACCGGCCCTGCCCCACAGCTCTTCTGGCCCTGCCCCTCTCACCACACCCAGAGCAAATAAACATGGCTTTGTCCTCTTGGAGCCTGCTAGGACCGTCTTTGCCCCATTCTGGACCCATTACAGCCTGGCCCAGGCACCGTTTCCTTCCCTAAGCCCATCCCAGAACGCCTCCTCCTGGGGGTCACTTGAGCCTTTCCTTAAGATGGCTTCACTCAGAGCAGACGTCTTTTCTGCTTCGCATAAAGGCACCTTATGAGCTAGCAGCCGCCTTGTTAGGGTGCAGCCACATGGTGTGgcccctcccacctgctcccctgATCTGGTGAGTCACTGAGTCACTCCCAGAGGTGCCTGTGAGAAAACAATCTGATGGCTGATGCAGcatcagaggaggaaacagaaatcaCTGGGAAGCCAGGACACAGGGGTAGATttaaccaaagaaaaatatttattgtagtTACGCACCACTAGACAGACAGGCCAGCTAGAGGGTGTCTCCACCTTTCCAAGTTACTTTCAGCCCCGGAGGACTTCATTATAGATCATGGCCAAGGCCCCCAGGAAGGTGACATATTCTTGAAAATTCACCACCTGGTCCTTGTTCCGGTCCAGGTCGTCCATCAGCTTTGCAATTTCAGCATCCTGCAGCTTCTAACATGTCAGAACGGGAAATCCATCAGTGGTGATGAGAACCCTGGCTTCTCTGCCTTTCCCCATCCCAGGCAGCCCTCTCTTATATAGGTGGCTCTGTGCTCACTTGTCACCAAAGATCCAAGTCCACCTTGGATTCACTTGGCTTTACTTCCCTGCTCCTACTCCTCAATAAGGGGAGTAAGCACCAGGCTAAGAGCACCCCTGGCCCCTCAGGGGTGTAGGCCAGGAAGGCATGTGGTCCCAGGCAGGGCCAGAATGCGGGTAAGTGTGAGTCAGGGGCACCTggcacctcccccctcccctagTCCTGCTTCTAGAGGGCCAGGGGAGACCGCTCACCGCCCCGATGGTGAGCTCCTTCTGGATCAGCTCCTTCAGCTCACTCTTGCTCAGGGTGTTCTTGTCACCCTCCCGGCCGGAGTACTTGTGGAAGATGGCCACCAGGAGGCCAATCGCCTGATCCAGGGGGCACGACATGGCTGGAGGCTGGGCTcagagctgggggcagagaggcTGGTCAGCACCCTGGGTGGCAGGGCCTTCTCACTCACCCATACACCCCAAGACCTCTGTCCCAACACCCTCAACTCCCTTTGACTACCCTGCCCACCGCCAGGTGTCAAACGACATCAGGGGCCAGCCCAGGGCTTGAAGGGCAGGGAGCGGGCAGACTCGAGGGCCAAGAGATCTGTGGCCGCGGGGGACCAGAGGAGACGGGGCTGGAGGACTCTAAGGAGCAAACAGGACCGCAGCCGAGAACTCTTTTCCAAGGGTTCCGGGCAAAGTTGGGGAGTATGCTGGGGGATGGGGATGGAGGctactctctctctccctctccctctccctctccctctccctctccctctcccagagCCGCGCACTGCGGCGCTGACACACCCGGGACACACCCTCCCGCACCGGGAAGGGCCACTCCGGGGAGCCGCCCCGCCGGATGCCTTAGCCGGGGGCCAGCCTGGCGGCTCCGGCCTCTCCCCGCCGGCCCGGGAGCGCCGCAGAGCGGCCGGGGCGGGATGCAGGCACCGCGCACGGCCCGCGGCCTCCCCCCAGGGCGGGCGGCTCTGCAGGACGGGGCTGCCCTGGCGAGGACTCACCGCGGCTGCAGCGGAGCCAGAAGGGAGCGGCCGAGGGGACGCGGCGCGCGGCCGGCCCGCCCTCCTTATAGCGGCGTGTCCGGGAGGCCGGCCCGGCGAGAGCCcaccccgcccgccgcccgccccgcggcccgccccgcgcccgccgcTCGCTCGCACCCGGGCCCCAAACTTTCCACGCCTCCTGCCCCGGGCCCGTCGGGGCTCCTCGGGGTGGGGGCGCTTAGGGGGGACCGCGGCCAGCCCAGTGACCTTGAGCTCCCTCCTGCCTAATTCCCAAAACTCAGTTTGTCCTCCACCATGACGTGACACGGCATGGGAAGGAGGTGAagggccgtgtgtgtgtgtgtgtgtgtgtgtgtgtgtgtgtgtgtgtgtgtagggggaagaggtggaggagggtgCCCCCCAGGGGCGTTCAGGGTCaacgctagatgaaggatgggGCGCAGCCCTTGGTCTACGCGATGTGATTTAAAGGACCCCTCAAACACCCATTCCTCTAGCAAAAAATTCCTGCCACTACTCtgctccctttccccaccctccaccctgaaTTCCACCCGCAGCCTGTTGGCcgttaaaatacacacacaccagagcCAAGCCCTTTACGTATTATTAGCTATTTACCCTTCAGTTAAGTTTTTTCAGAGCCTCTCTTGAAAAAAAGGATTTTgatgtggggagagggggaaagcAAAAAGCCCTGGACTCCAGGGatgagtggggtggggtggggctgggtgggctgCAAGGGCTTGTTGCTGAAGGGGTGGTGGAGGAGATGGAAAGGAGGCTGGTGTGGAGGTCAAGACCAGGCTCCCCCCCTTACCAGGGTTGTCAGGTGGCCTCCTGCAAACTGGTGACAAGTCAGACTGGCCTGTCCATCACTGCCCTCAGGAAACACATCCCAGCCTCCCAAGTGTCATCGCTTTCAACATACTTTCCCTCTTAGCTTTCTCTGCATATTTGCAGCATTCCTGGGAGGCGAGCAAAAGCCTGGCCAGACTTCTCTATTTTCCAGAAGGGCAAAAGGGAACGTGGATAAGCTTAGTCACGTCCGCACTGTAGGgcagaaaagggggtgggaggctGTCCACCCACCTAAGGAGAAGCTCTGTCTTGCCCCACCACACCCCCAGCCAAGGTGGACAAGACACCTTCAAACCAGCCCCAAATGCCTGGAATggaaaatctttatttcctctgCTGGAAGGGAAGGCCCAAGCAGGGTACTTCTAGGAGGACAGGGAGGGCAAGGGACCTCAGAGGGTTTGTGAGAGGAGCCGCGGAGGCCAGGGACTGATCCCCGGTCACTGGTTGTCCTCCAGGAAGAAGTCATTGTAGGCCATGCACAGCGTGGTCAGGAACACCGAGTACTCCTTGAAGTCAATCTCCTGATCGCTGTTTTTGTCCAAGCTCTTCATCAGGTCATCGATGCTACTCTCCTTCATCTTCTTCGAGGGCCCAGGTAGAAAGACAGGTCAGCCACCCCTCCAAGCCCTGCCCTGACACTGCGTGGTGGCACCCATCCCCTGGCAAGGCAGCTTCAGGGTGATCCCAGCCAAGTCAGCTACATAGAGCATCTCGACCCCCAGAGTTTCCCCCAGGCCACACCCAGCACAAGGCCTGGCACCGAGCAGGGGCTCAGTGACCTGACTCTTGAATCTAATAAACTACAAGAGAAAGGCTAGTGCAGCCCacttccctgcaacactttctgCCACCCAAAGAAAGAAGGATCTAGATTTCGTACAACACCTAATAGGAACGACTTGGTGACTATGTGGCACTGAGCAAGGTCCAAGTCTTATTCTGTCCCTGTTGGGGACAGCTGAGAATTGACCAGACATCTCTCCTGCTAGAACAGCTGTATGGAGTGAGTGCCTGGCCTCCCGTCATACTGTCTACCTCGTCCTctgtcctcccagcccagctccaccaAGAGGATGAGACAGGGCCCTCGGGTGGAACAGGAGGAAAATACAGACACATCCTGCCCTCTCCTCTTCAATGCCCTCAACTCCAGCTTCTCCACAGGAGGCAGGACTTCAGGACATACGGAGATGGAAACAGCCTCTCTGCAACGTCATCCTTGTCCCCAGTCTGGGCTCCCGTTATAGCCAGGCCCTCCCCAGGGTCTCTGTCCCCCTGTAATTAACCCTGCTGGACCcacggcccctccctctgccctcattAACTCCAGGATGCAGAGATTTTGGCTAGAAGGCCAGAGGGGAAGCCTGGTGACACCCACACCTGCTTCGGTCCCTTGCCCACAAGGACACACTCGTTGGAGCTTCTCTCTGGAGAGGCCCCCTGGATTTAGGATGTGACAGGAGAGCaccgccccccaccaccaccacacccaggctgattttaaaggaaagagggagggtgACACATGGGCCTGGTCTGGAACTCCAGCCTCTCACTAGTTGGgtgtccttggacaagttatATAATGTATCTGAGCCTCAACTGTTTTTTAactgtaataataatataatgacTACCTTATGGGCCCTCGCCTCTGTCAGTTGCCTCCCTCCCACCATCGCCGTCTGGTAAGAATCAGTTCTGTCTCTTTACAACTTGTGTCCACCAACTAGCGGAGTGAACCTATTGGTTCTCATGTCAGCACCAGCTGAGAGCCCTGGACATGCCAGGCCCTCGGAGGAGAACCAGGAGGGGCCCTGCCCTTGAGCTGGACGCGGCTGACCTGGACGCCTGGACCCCCTCATCCCCCACAACCTTGCACCGGCTCCATAGCTGCGAGAGCCCAGTCTCCACACAGAGGGTTCCTTGATCTGGTTCTAAACCCTCACGCAGCCTGCAGCCCACCCTCCAGACCCTTGCagtcccttcttccttcccagtGACATCTAACTCATCCCCTGGCAGGGCCTCAAGCTGTGTTGGCCCACAGTGTCCACCTGCTTTTGAGTCTCTGTCCATCCCCTCTGGCCATTCTGTCCTGGCCAAAACAAGTACCCTGCGGGCAGGTGtattgatatttcttttttctccccttccctcctccacggTGCCTGTGGGGGAGCCCTGGGaccctggggtgtggggaggggaccACCATCTACCTCGCCAAGACACAGCTCCTTCTTGATCAGCTCCTTCAGCTCCTTCCTGCTCAGAGTCAGTTTGCTGCCCTCTCTCCCTGAATATTTATGGAAAGTGCTGACCATCATGGTCAGGGCCTTCTCGAGAGGAGTCTCCATCACAGTGTGACGTtctggaggcagaagggagaggaaatggtTGCCTTGCCCAGGAAGCTGGACCTTCTGCTTCTCCATCACTAGCCCACCTCCAAGCTGCTTCCTCAAAGACTCCATGATGAGGCTGAAATCTACCAAGTGGACCCCAACGACTCAGGACAGGTTGTAATGAGACCCAGAGCAAACCTGGAGCCCCCGGAGCAGGGAGACTGACCAGCCCCAAAGGAGCCTAGGAGATGTTGTAAAAGAGGTCTCAGGGCAGAGGGATGACAAGGTGGCCTCCCCAAAATAAGAACTGGTGGCAGATGGTGGAACAGAGAAAGGGTCAGGATTTTTTCCCTGGCATGTCAAGCTTGGGCACTCATTTTCCGGAGGCAGTCCTCACCCTAGTCGCCCTCCAGGGCCTGGGTGCCTGAATCACCTGTTATCAGGGAGTGTCCCATTCTAGAAGTGGGGAATGGGGCAAAGAGAGAGTCCAGGGGTTAGAGGAgactggggctggagctggaagATAAGATCTTCAAAGGAAACCGGGGAGAGGTGATAGGACTTGTCCAGCTGGTCTCCCGTCTCTGGCCCAGAGACCTGTACACACAGACCGGCCACAAGGCAGCAAAGGGGGTGGGCTTGTTGAAACCTCCAGGGTCACTCTGAGAGCTGCATCCAGAGGCTGGGTTTGAATGGGGCCCTCCAGTCCATCTGCACAGCCACACCCACCCAaaagaagaggaagtcagagCTCCTGTGACTCAGGCTTGAAAACCGCTTCCCCCTTCGGGAGGAAGGAGCCAACACCCAGGGAACTCAGGGGCTGCAGGTAAGTCTGTGTAGAGTCCTgagcaaggaagggaggaaggcacTGCTGTCTCTTCCCTTCAGCCCAAAGCCCGCCTCACAATTCTTGAGCTGGACCCTTCATTCATCTCCCACCACCCAAAACCCTCAGCTTGCCCCCACTTCCAGGAGACTCAGCCAGTACCACAGTGGA carries:
- the S100A6 gene encoding protein S100-A6, producing MSCPLDQAIGLLVAIFHKYSGREGDKNTLSKSELKELIQKELTIGAKLQDAEIAKLMDDLDRNKDQVVNFQEYVTFLGALAMIYNEVLRG
- the S100A5 gene encoding protein S100-A5 isoform X1, coding for METPLEKALTMMVSTFHKYSGREGSKLTLSRKELKELIKKELCLGEKMKESSIDDLMKSLDKNSDQEIDFKEYSVFLTTLCMAYNDFFLEDNQ
- the S100A5 gene encoding protein S100-A5 isoform X2 — encoded protein: METPLEKALTMMVSTFHKYSGREGSKLTLSRKELKELIKKELCLGEMKESSIDDLMKSLDKNSDQEIDFKEYSVFLTTLCMAYNDFFLEDNQ